A single window of Bacteroidales bacterium DNA harbors:
- a CDS encoding tyrosine-type recombinase/integrase — MVEEFIRYLKFEKRYSAHTVTAYESDLKQFSLFLSEKYNITDITEINHHIIRSWIVGLIENSLTARSANRKITTLKTYFRFLLKAGVTEVNPMQKIVAPKMSKKLPVFVEKEKMKMLFDKIDFGSDFKGLRNRLILETFYMTGIRLSELINLKDKNIDLYNNTIKVTGKRNKERIIPFTNRYGNLLKEYNEFKEKINQKNEDTYFFVKENGEKINQKFVYRLVIYYLSMVTTVAKKSPHVLRHTFATHLLNNGANLNAIKELLGHANLSATQVYTHNTIEKLADIYKQAHPRA, encoded by the coding sequence ATGGTTGAAGAATTCATCAGATATTTAAAGTTTGAAAAGAGATATTCGGCTCACACTGTTACTGCGTATGAATCCGATTTAAAACAATTCAGTTTATTCCTTTCCGAAAAATACAATATAACCGACATAACTGAAATAAACCATCATATTATACGAAGCTGGATTGTGGGATTAATAGAAAATTCACTTACTGCCCGTTCGGCAAACCGCAAAATAACGACTCTTAAAACATACTTTCGTTTTTTATTAAAGGCGGGAGTGACTGAGGTCAATCCGATGCAAAAAATTGTTGCACCTAAAATGTCAAAAAAATTACCTGTTTTTGTTGAAAAAGAAAAAATGAAAATGCTTTTCGATAAAATTGATTTCGGAAGCGATTTCAAGGGACTTCGGAACAGATTGATTTTAGAAACATTTTACATGACAGGCATTCGTTTGTCGGAATTGATAAATCTGAAAGATAAAAACATTGACCTTTATAACAACACAATAAAAGTAACCGGAAAACGCAATAAAGAAAGAATAATTCCGTTTACAAATAGATATGGCAATTTGCTTAAAGAATATAATGAGTTCAAAGAAAAAATTAACCAAAAAAATGAAGATACTTATTTTTTTGTAAAAGAAAACGGTGAGAAAATCAATCAGAAATTTGTATATCGGCTGGTAATTTATTATCTTAGTATGGTTACAACTGTTGCAAAAAAAAGTCCGCATGTTTTAAGACATACTTTTGCAACACACTTATTGAATAACGGGGCAAACCTGAACGCAATAAAAGAATTACTCGGACACGCAAATTTGTCGGCAACTCAGGTTTATACTCATAATACGATTGAAAAATTAGCAGATATTTATAAACAAGCTCATCCAAGGGCATAA
- the rpsU gene encoding 30S ribosomal protein S21: MIIVPIKEGENIDKALKKLKRKFEKTGIVKELRERQKFTKPSILRRQEILKAIYIQKLQEEQEA; encoded by the coding sequence ATGATAATAGTTCCTATTAAAGAAGGTGAAAACATTGACAAGGCATTAAAGAAATTAAAAAGAAAATTTGAGAAAACAGGAATTGTCAAGGAATTGAGAGAAAGACAAAAATTCACAAAACCATCTATTCTTAGAAGGCAGGAAATTCTGAAAGCAATTTATATTCAAAAACTTCAGGAAGAACAAGAAGCTTAA
- a CDS encoding transketolase C-terminal domain-containing protein — protein MTIFKNKGNKPTKTGFGEGVAEAGKKNINIIGIGADITTSVGMNFFAEKFPERFFSLGIAEQNCAGVAAGLALDGKIPVFSTYSTFATLRAGDQIRVSICYNNLHVLIGGAHSGISVGTDGATHQALEDIAMMRVLSNMTVLSPCDANQTKLATIAAIEKINGPVYIRFGREAMPNFTNENAEFKIGKGELFKEGNDVAIIATGHLTWEALQAAYKLEEDGISVRVINIHTIKPLDEEIILKAARETKAIVTAEEHQITGGLGSAIAEVIVKNIPVPIEFVGMPNCFGESGQPYELMSKYGMTSKYMISAVKKVLKRKFRE, from the coding sequence ATGACGATATTCAAGAACAAAGGAAACAAGCCAACTAAAACAGGTTTTGGCGAAGGGGTTGCCGAGGCAGGCAAAAAAAATATTAATATAATTGGTATAGGTGCCGACATTACAACTTCTGTGGGTATGAATTTTTTTGCGGAAAAATTTCCGGAAAGATTTTTTTCATTGGGAATAGCAGAACAAAACTGTGCAGGTGTTGCAGCAGGTTTGGCTCTTGATGGTAAAATTCCTGTCTTCTCGACATACAGCACATTTGCTACATTGAGAGCAGGCGACCAAATCAGAGTTTCGATATGCTATAATAATTTGCATGTATTGATTGGAGGCGCTCATTCAGGAATATCTGTGGGTACAGATGGCGCCACACATCAGGCACTTGAGGATATAGCAATGATGAGAGTTCTTTCGAATATGACAGTTCTCTCGCCCTGCGATGCAAATCAAACAAAGCTTGCAACAATTGCAGCAATAGAAAAAATAAACGGTCCTGTTTATATCCGCTTCGGACGCGAAGCAATGCCAAACTTTACTAATGAAAATGCTGAATTTAAAATCGGTAAAGGCGAATTATTTAAAGAAGGCAATGATGTTGCAATAATCGCAACGGGTCATTTGACATGGGAAGCATTGCAGGCAGCATATAAACTTGAAGAAGACGGAATTTCTGTAAGAGTAATAAACATACATACAATAAAGCCGCTCGATGAAGAAATAATTCTTAAAGCAGCCCGAGAAACAAAAGCAATTGTTACCGCCGAAGAACACCAAATAACAGGCGGTTTGGGAAGTGCAATAGCCGAAGTAATTGTTAAAAATATACCTGTGCCAATTGAATTTGTCGGTATGCCCAATTGTTTCGGCGAATCGGGACAACCTTATGAATTAATGAGCAAATACGGAATGACTTCTAAATATATGATTTCCGCAGTGAAAAAAGTTTTGAAAAGAAAATTTAGAGAATAA
- a CDS encoding transketolase has product MEINSSPEIKKIATEIRIDIVKSLAEAGSGHIGGSLGLADVFAVLYFNVLNHKPENPKWEERDRLILSIGHVAPVLYATLANAGYFPKEELLTLRKLNSRLQGHPARDKGLPGIELSSGSLGQGLSVAVGLALSAKIDKKEHRIYCITGDGELQEGSIWESAMSAAHYKLNNLITVVDRNFCQIDGRTSRVMELEPLADKWKAFGWSVLKCNGNNIDELLNTFEKAKKIKEKPTVIIAETKMGKGIKSIEDDYRWHGKAPTKEEAIKFIGEIIKI; this is encoded by the coding sequence ATGGAAATAAACTCGTCTCCCGAAATAAAAAAAATTGCAACAGAAATAAGAATTGATATTGTTAAAAGTTTGGCAGAAGCCGGTTCCGGACATATCGGCGGCTCTTTAGGATTAGCAGATGTTTTCGCTGTTTTATATTTTAATGTTTTAAATCATAAACCCGAAAATCCGAAATGGGAAGAACGCGACAGATTAATTTTATCAATCGGACATGTTGCTCCTGTTTTGTATGCCACACTTGCAAATGCAGGTTATTTCCCAAAAGAAGAATTACTTACTTTAAGAAAACTCAACTCGCGGCTGCAGGGACATCCTGCCAGAGATAAGGGCTTGCCCGGAATAGAATTGTCATCCGGCTCACTTGGACAGGGATTATCGGTTGCCGTTGGTTTAGCACTATCAGCAAAAATTGATAAAAAAGAACATCGTATTTATTGTATAACCGGCGACGGTGAATTACAGGAAGGTTCCATCTGGGAATCGGCAATGAGTGCAGCTCATTACAAACTCAATAATTTAATTACCGTTGTTGATAGAAATTTTTGTCAGATAGATGGAAGAACTTCCCGTGTAATGGAACTAGAGCCGCTTGCCGATAAATGGAAAGCTTTTGGATGGAGCGTACTTAAATGCAATGGTAACAATATTGATGAATTGCTCAATACTTTCGAGAAAGCAAAAAAAATAAAAGAAAAGCCAACGGTAATTATTGCCGAAACAAAAATGGGCAAAGGAATTAAAAGCATTGAAGATGATTATCGCTGGCATGGTAAAGCACCAACAAAAGAAGAAGCAATAAAGTTTATCGGAGAGATTATAAAAATTTAG
- a CDS encoding type II secretion system F family protein translates to MANIKLDNIKLKKDSNTGNNNNADKENLLQTILTKDIKLFGNKLSDKKKQGFYSDMFILLSSGIDIKTTLELICDEFTKKNDALIFNEIRKNVIEGKSLSEAIKLSGKFSDYEIYSVKIGEESGRLNEVLKDISDYYSRKIEQKKKLVGAFSYPALVMMVAILAVVFMLNYIVPMFQDVFKRFNNKELPYITQMVINISAGFSHYFSLILLFVVGAVAFLYSVRKKTMYRNISSRIMLKLPLFGQIVRKIYLARFCFSMELLTSTKVPILTAIQLQKKMVGFYPIEHSLEIIENDILHGKPLHESMKQFPIYDRRIISLIKVAEEVNQLDVVFGRLKNQYNNEIDYSTTMISSILEPLMIIFVGAFVAMILIAMYLPMFQLSTSFAN, encoded by the coding sequence ATGGCAAATATTAAACTTGATAATATTAAATTAAAAAAAGATTCTAATACCGGCAATAACAACAATGCTGATAAAGAAAATTTATTGCAAACAATACTTACAAAAGACATAAAACTTTTTGGCAATAAATTAAGCGACAAGAAAAAACAGGGTTTCTACAGCGACATGTTTATTTTGTTGTCTTCGGGAATTGATATAAAAACCACGCTTGAATTGATTTGCGATGAATTTACAAAAAAGAATGACGCTTTAATTTTTAATGAAATAAGAAAAAATGTTATTGAAGGAAAATCACTTTCCGAAGCAATAAAACTTTCGGGTAAATTTTCCGATTATGAAATATATAGTGTGAAAATCGGTGAAGAAAGCGGAAGATTGAATGAGGTTTTAAAAGATATATCCGATTATTACAGCAGAAAAATTGAGCAGAAGAAAAAATTAGTAGGTGCATTTTCTTATCCGGCATTGGTGATGATGGTTGCAATATTAGCAGTTGTCTTTATGCTTAATTATATTGTACCGATGTTTCAGGATGTTTTCAAACGATTTAATAATAAAGAACTGCCATATATTACACAAATGGTTATAAATATTTCAGCGGGTTTTTCTCATTACTTTTCGTTGATATTATTATTTGTTGTTGGAGCAGTTGCTTTTTTATATTCTGTCCGAAAAAAAACAATGTACAGAAATATATCATCGCGGATAATGTTAAAGTTACCGTTATTCGGGCAAATTGTTCGCAAAATTTATCTTGCCCGATTTTGTTTTTCTATGGAATTGCTCACAAGCACCAAAGTTCCAATTTTAACTGCCATTCAATTGCAAAAGAAAATGGTTGGTTTTTATCCTATCGAACATTCGCTTGAAATAATTGAAAACGACATACTGCACGGAAAACCATTGCACGAAAGCATGAAGCAATTCCCAATTTACGACAGAAGAATTATTTCGCTCATAAAAGTTGCAGAGGAAGTAAACCAACTTGACGTGGTTTTCGGAAGATTAAAAAACCAATATAATAATGAAATTGATTACAGTACCACAATGATAAGCAGTATTCTCGAACCGTTGATGATTATTTTCGTGGGTGCTTTTGTTGCTATGATTTTAATTGCAATGTACTTGCCAATGTTCCAACTTAGCACTTCATTCGCAAATTAA
- a CDS encoding prepilin-type N-terminal cleavage/methylation domain-containing protein, with product MKKLKSFTFIELVVVMAISAFVVSIAYTAYQIINFQFINYKTKNESIKELFQMEDVIQNDFENAHKINSAGKDLIFEMKNGMTCRYEFKQDYILRDYRETKDTLKISTDSVEKSFQNIPNNYGIVDELKFKTNVFDEVQRFVFYKKYESDILIEQEKTE from the coding sequence ATGAAAAAATTAAAGTCATTTACATTTATTGAGCTTGTTGTCGTGATGGCGATAAGTGCTTTTGTAGTGAGTATTGCCTATACAGCTTATCAGATTATAAATTTTCAGTTTATTAATTATAAAACCAAAAATGAGAGCATAAAAGAGTTGTTCCAAATGGAAGATGTGATACAAAACGATTTTGAAAATGCTCATAAAATAAACAGTGCCGGAAAAGATTTAATTTTTGAAATGAAAAACGGCATGACTTGCAGATATGAATTTAAACAGGATTATATTTTAAGGGATTACAGAGAAACTAAAGATACTTTAAAAATAAGCACCGATAGTGTTGAAAAATCATTTCAAAACATTCCGAATAATTATGGAATTGTTGATGAATTAAAATTTAAAACAAATGTATTTGACGAAGTGCAAAGATTTGTATTTTACAAAAAATATGAATCAGATATTTTAATTGAACAAGAGAAAACAGAATAA
- a CDS encoding GspE/PulE family protein has protein sequence MSEPEYIQLEAEMQQVITPEQAWHYKIIPSLIKDNTFELFIDEDEKNNGLKDELEILFGKNIVLKPASSQVIRQTLSRYYRKVAQNKKSKATYLANYQAEDFLFKLIEEAKAINSSDIHIESYEEKSRVRLRIDGKLIERYIINKLEYPTLVNKIKIKANMDIAEKRLPQDGRIFFDTGKERFDIRVSVLPTLYGEKVVLRLLSKDTTNVDINQLGFSQEQISDYLEGTKKSHGIVLISGPTGSGKTTTLYATLKILNKEHTNILTIEDPIEYTLEGINQVQLKEAIGLNFASALRTFLRQDPDIIMLGEIRDGETAQMAIRAALTGHLVLSTVHTNSAWGTVSRLIDMGVPSFLLANTLNLTVAQRLVRMLCPHCKKEVEFNKSILPKHYLPPFEIKKHFIADGCEHCYYTGYKGRKAVYEVIPIDFELSNYIKNETFDVSDYLKQKNIRRLSEQAYTLLSTGETTIDEIYTILLSSNY, from the coding sequence GTGAGCGAACCCGAATACATACAGTTGGAAGCGGAAATGCAGCAGGTTATTACTCCTGAGCAGGCATGGCATTATAAAATCATTCCAAGCTTGATAAAGGACAATACATTTGAATTGTTTATTGATGAAGACGAAAAAAATAATGGGTTAAAAGATGAACTTGAGATTTTATTCGGGAAAAATATTGTTTTAAAGCCCGCATCTTCACAGGTAATTCGGCAAACACTTTCTCGCTATTACAGGAAGGTTGCACAAAATAAAAAAAGTAAGGCAACATATCTTGCAAATTATCAGGCAGAAGATTTTTTATTTAAGCTGATAGAAGAAGCAAAAGCGATTAATTCAAGCGATATTCACATTGAATCGTATGAGGAAAAATCGCGGGTTCGACTGAGAATTGATGGAAAACTTATAGAACGATATATTATAAATAAATTAGAATATCCTACTTTGGTTAATAAAATAAAAATCAAGGCAAACATGGATATTGCCGAAAAACGGTTGCCTCAGGATGGCAGAATATTTTTCGATACAGGTAAGGAGCGGTTTGATATAAGAGTTTCGGTGCTGCCAACTCTTTACGGAGAAAAAGTTGTTTTGCGATTGTTGAGTAAAGACACTACAAACGTTGATATTAATCAACTTGGTTTTTCGCAGGAACAAATTTCAGATTATCTTGAAGGTACTAAAAAATCGCATGGAATAGTTTTGATAAGCGGACCTACCGGCTCGGGAAAAACTACTACGCTTTATGCTACTTTAAAAATATTGAACAAAGAGCATACAAATATTTTGACTATTGAAGACCCTATTGAATATACACTTGAAGGGATAAATCAGGTACAGTTAAAAGAAGCAATAGGACTAAATTTTGCAAGTGCATTACGAACTTTTTTAAGACAGGACCCCGACATAATCATGCTCGGTGAAATACGTGATGGTGAAACCGCACAAATGGCAATACGTGCTGCTTTAACCGGACATCTTGTTTTGTCAACGGTTCATACAAATTCTGCATGGGGCACTGTTTCGCGGTTGATTGACATGGGCGTTCCGTCATTTTTGCTTGCTAATACACTTAATTTAACTGTTGCGCAAAGATTAGTAAGAATGTTATGTCCGCATTGCAAAAAAGAAGTGGAATTTAATAAATCTATTTTGCCGAAACATTATTTGCCGCCGTTTGAAATTAAAAAACATTTTATTGCTGATGGCTGTGAGCATTGCTATTACACCGGATATAAGGGCAGAAAAGCAGTGTATGAAGTTATTCCAATTGATTTTGAATTATCGAATTATATAAAGAATGAAACATTTGATGTTTCGGATTATTTGAAGCAAAAAAACATCAGGCGTTTGTCGGAGCAGGCATATACACTGCTTTCCACAGGAGAAACAACGATTGATGAAATATATACAATTTTATTGAGTAGTAATTATTAA
- a CDS encoding type II secretion system protein, protein MKNIFNHKIKAFTLPELLVVLVIIGILVLLALPNLMPLISKAKSTEAQLQLEHLYTMEKSYFYLHSKYAATTDEIDFEQAKLSIEGGTANYKIEIIEASNKGFKAKATAVVDFNGNGTFNTWEIDQDKNLKEVTKD, encoded by the coding sequence ATGAAAAATATATTTAACCACAAAATTAAGGCATTCACACTACCCGAGTTGTTGGTAGTATTAGTAATAATAGGCATTTTGGTGCTTTTGGCATTGCCGAACCTTATGCCTCTTATTTCAAAAGCTAAGAGTACCGAGGCGCAGCTTCAGTTAGAGCATCTTTATACTATGGAGAAAAGCTATTTTTACCTTCATTCCAAATATGCAGCCACTACTGACGAAATAGATTTTGAGCAGGCAAAGCTATCAATCGAAGGAGGTACGGCAAATTATAAAATAGAAATTATTGAGGCAAGCAATAAGGGCTTTAAAGCGAAAGCAACTGCCGTTGTAGATTTCAATGGCAATGGAACGTTTAATACATGGGAAATTGACCAGGACAAAAACCTTAAAGAAGTCACAAAAGATTAA